A portion of the Chondrinema litorale genome contains these proteins:
- a CDS encoding ABC transporter substrate-binding protein, with amino-acid sequence MKHFLKIFVISGLLFSACTPSAPEENIYELKEMKGGRFYGGMFKLNESEYIKSLNPLSIIDVYSYRVASQVYEGLFKFNQVDITHVETGLVESYMVSDDQTKYTFHLRQGVFFHDDECFEGGKGREFTSADVLYCFKRLCTQDKNNLSFNLFSGIVKGADEYYKATKGGNTPNIDLEGVKALDDYTVEIELLKANSVFLFNLARPGAFIYPQEAVEKYGDEMRIKCVGTGPFNIDMIDEDISILLKRNENYYKTDEFGNKLPYLSAINVRFLKDKKIELMEFKKGNLDMMYRLPTDHIIEILDDAATNEDGTAPQFELQREAEMSTQYLAFNNFKGIFTDINVRKALSFAIDREKILDYVLNGEGYDIGKYGFTPPSFRNYDITQIQGYNFNLDSARLYLKKAGYPEGKGFPEVTLDLNAEGERYTNVATEVQKQLKDHLNINININVAPISQITEKSLSGSFDLLRLAWVADYPSPENFLWFFYSKNLPENLEDKSYPNFTRYNNPEFDKYYEKALNSLNETEANKNFMIAEKLLMKDAPVLMLWYDEGYRLLQSYVKNFPNNPMQYRDFTQVYMVPVKKETDQEG; translated from the coding sequence ATGAAACATTTCCTGAAAATTTTTGTGATCTCCGGACTCCTGTTTTCTGCGTGTACTCCAAGCGCGCCTGAAGAAAATATATATGAGTTAAAAGAGATGAAAGGAGGTAGGTTTTATGGAGGCATGTTCAAACTAAATGAATCTGAGTACATAAAATCTTTAAATCCACTTAGTATAATCGATGTTTATTCTTACAGAGTCGCTTCCCAAGTTTATGAAGGTCTGTTTAAATTCAATCAAGTTGATATTACTCACGTAGAAACTGGCTTGGTTGAATCATACATGGTTAGCGACGACCAAACAAAATATACCTTTCACTTAAGACAAGGAGTATTTTTCCACGATGACGAGTGTTTCGAAGGAGGAAAAGGAAGAGAGTTTACATCTGCTGATGTTTTGTATTGCTTTAAAAGGTTATGTACTCAAGATAAAAATAACTTAAGTTTTAATTTATTCTCAGGAATTGTAAAAGGTGCTGATGAATATTACAAAGCAACAAAAGGTGGCAATACGCCAAATATTGATTTAGAAGGTGTAAAAGCTCTAGATGATTACACTGTAGAAATAGAGTTATTAAAAGCTAATTCAGTTTTTCTTTTCAATCTTGCGAGACCAGGTGCATTTATCTATCCTCAAGAAGCTGTTGAAAAATACGGTGATGAAATGAGAATTAAATGTGTAGGAACTGGTCCGTTCAATATCGATATGATTGATGAGGACATTTCTATTCTTCTTAAAAGAAATGAAAACTATTATAAAACAGACGAATTTGGAAACAAACTACCTTACCTTTCTGCCATTAATGTAAGATTCCTAAAAGACAAAAAAATTGAATTGATGGAATTTAAAAAAGGCAACCTTGATATGATGTATCGTCTACCAACAGATCATATCATAGAAATATTAGACGATGCCGCTACAAACGAAGATGGAACTGCTCCACAATTTGAGCTTCAAAGAGAAGCAGAAATGTCTACTCAGTATCTAGCTTTCAATAACTTTAAAGGAATCTTTACTGATATTAATGTGAGAAAAGCATTGTCTTTTGCTATTGATCGCGAAAAAATACTTGACTATGTTTTAAATGGAGAGGGATATGATATCGGAAAATATGGTTTTACTCCTCCATCATTCAGAAATTACGACATTACTCAAATACAAGGTTATAACTTTAATTTAGATTCAGCAAGACTATATCTTAAAAAAGCAGGGTATCCAGAAGGTAAAGGATTTCCAGAAGTTACTTTAGATTTAAATGCTGAAGGTGAGAGATATACAAACGTAGCAACTGAAGTTCAAAAACAATTAAAAGATCATTTGAACATCAACATCAATATTAATGTTGCTCCTATATCACAAATTACAGAAAAAAGTTTATCAGGTAGTTTTGATCTTTTAAGATTAGCATGGGTAGCAGATTACCCAAGTCCTGAAAACTTCTTGTGGTTTTTCTACAGCAAAAACCTTCCTGAAAACTTGGAAGATAAGTCTTATCCGAATTTTACAAGATATAATAATCCGGAATTTGACAAATACTATGAAAAAGCATTAAATTCATTAAATGAAACAGAGGCAAATAAAAATTTCATGATTGCAGAAAAATTACTCATGAAAGATGCTCCTGTACTTATGCTTTGGTATGACGAAGGATACAGACTATTACAATCTTATGTTAAAAACTTCCCGAATAATCCAATGCAATACAGAGATTTTACACAAGTGTACATGGTCCCTGTAAAAAAAGAGACTGATCAGGAAGGTTAA
- a CDS encoding DUF4175 family protein, protein MLKKNIEDYKRKYYLNLIIKGSISAISIFLAIFYFVNILEYLGNFSTVPRAIFFYTLILALGASFYYWIFKPLYKLLNKQQQISDQDAAFQIGSYFPQIKDKLLNALQLESMEKNTDLIDASLQQRETGITGIKFADAIDLRTNKKYLKYLTIPIVFIIITLLVKPDFFIVSTPRIINYTEKYELKAPFNFIIQNEDLKTFKNDDFELKVKMEGSALPQSVQIITSDGRKLKMNTDDASSFTFNFRKIQRPISFHFEASGFESDSYDLEVLTRPSLRNFSVYLEYPAYVNKQSERIENTGNLIVPEGTKVNWQFKTLEAKELAVNFNDEDEIKAEKNDEDIFSFNKTADKAGIYQILLKNDYSQNKDVIEYYMNVIPDEFPSISVRQFEDTVMYDYLVLGGNIGDDYGITSLQLRYKISDPNLNSENEKFESINLNFNPEVINQSFFYKLDINELEIKQGEKLEYFIQVWDNDGVNGRKSSKSSVFRFKLPSKEEFKAELAKNSQETQDQLEESLNKTEDLNKDIEDLQNKLKGKKKLDWQDKKNIEKLLEENEDVKKEIEKLKNLNKQFNQQSQKFNQENEKLAQKAEQLQKLMDELLDEETKKLYEELNELLEQNYINQELQEKLDNIQLKEETLEKELERALELFKKLKFDTKAEEIAKELEEIAENQEKLADETKEAKNKDLEEIKEKQDELNEDFEDIKKEMDELNDINESLENKKDLEQFDKQEQNIEQEQQNLQENLEQQKQKKASESQQKMSEQMEQMAQKMQQMQQSMEMQQMNENYDDLRKILENLITLSFDQEDVMLEFQKVKRIDPKFIKLSQDQLKLKDDAKIIEDSLVALSKRVFQIESFVTREVTQMNKYMDESMDAIKKRTPEIAASKQQFAMTSINNLALLLNDILKQMQQQMSQSMSGQQMSEKQGGSPKMSDLQKQLNKKIENLKKSGKSGRQLSEELAKLAAEQEMIRNSMKKGMGQGKMGENGEPKNGSNENGKEEGGSQEGENGEDGNGGYKELLENMEKTEEDLVNKRVTDELLERQAQILTRLLESEKAEKERELDNKREAKTAEQDLQKNAPEDFSEYLKLKEMQIELLKTIPTSLNQYYKKQVNEYFKKIKN, encoded by the coding sequence ATGCTCAAGAAAAATATTGAAGATTATAAGAGAAAGTATTATCTCAATCTTATCATTAAAGGTAGCATCTCTGCTATCTCTATTTTTTTAGCAATTTTCTACTTTGTAAATATTCTTGAGTACTTAGGGAATTTCAGCACTGTTCCGAGAGCCATTTTCTTTTACACTTTAATTTTAGCTCTGGGAGCATCTTTTTATTACTGGATATTTAAGCCACTCTACAAATTACTTAACAAACAGCAGCAAATAAGTGATCAAGATGCTGCTTTTCAAATCGGTTCTTACTTTCCACAAATTAAAGACAAGTTGCTAAATGCACTTCAACTGGAAAGTATGGAAAAAAATACCGACTTGATTGATGCTAGTCTTCAACAAAGGGAAACAGGTATTACAGGAATCAAATTTGCCGATGCAATTGATTTAAGAACAAATAAGAAATACCTCAAATACCTTACAATCCCTATTGTATTTATAATTATTACTTTACTGGTTAAACCAGATTTTTTTATTGTTAGCACTCCAAGAATAATCAATTATACTGAAAAGTATGAGTTAAAAGCTCCTTTCAATTTCATTATTCAAAATGAAGATTTAAAAACTTTTAAAAACGACGATTTCGAATTAAAAGTAAAAATGGAAGGTTCTGCACTACCTCAATCTGTGCAGATCATTACTTCTGATGGAAGAAAATTAAAAATGAATACTGATGATGCAAGTTCTTTTACTTTCAACTTCAGAAAAATACAAAGACCTATTAGTTTCCATTTCGAAGCATCTGGTTTTGAATCAGACTCTTACGATTTGGAAGTGCTTACCAGACCAAGTTTAAGAAACTTTAGTGTTTATTTAGAATATCCAGCATATGTAAATAAGCAATCTGAAAGAATTGAAAACACAGGTAATTTAATTGTACCAGAAGGAACAAAAGTTAACTGGCAATTTAAAACGCTGGAAGCTAAAGAGTTAGCTGTAAACTTTAATGACGAAGACGAAATTAAAGCTGAGAAAAATGATGAAGATATATTCAGTTTTAATAAAACTGCAGATAAAGCTGGTATTTATCAGATTTTACTCAAAAACGATTATAGCCAAAACAAAGATGTAATCGAATATTATATGAATGTAATTCCAGATGAGTTTCCTTCAATTTCAGTTAGACAATTTGAAGATACTGTAATGTATGACTATCTGGTTCTTGGTGGAAATATTGGAGACGATTACGGTATCACTTCTTTACAATTGAGATATAAAATTAGTGATCCGAATTTGAATAGTGAGAATGAAAAGTTTGAGTCTATAAATCTTAACTTTAATCCAGAAGTAATTAACCAAAGTTTCTTTTATAAACTGGATATCAATGAGTTAGAGATTAAGCAAGGTGAGAAGTTGGAATATTTTATTCAAGTTTGGGATAATGATGGAGTAAATGGAAGAAAAAGTAGCAAATCTTCTGTATTCCGATTTAAGCTGCCATCGAAAGAAGAGTTTAAAGCAGAGTTAGCAAAAAACAGCCAAGAAACACAAGACCAACTAGAAGAATCACTCAATAAAACAGAAGATTTAAATAAAGATATTGAAGACCTTCAAAATAAATTAAAAGGAAAGAAAAAGCTTGATTGGCAAGACAAGAAAAACATAGAGAAACTACTTGAAGAAAACGAGGATGTAAAAAAAGAAATAGAAAAACTAAAAAACCTCAACAAGCAGTTTAATCAGCAAAGTCAAAAATTCAATCAAGAAAACGAAAAGCTAGCTCAAAAAGCAGAGCAATTACAAAAGTTAATGGATGAGTTGCTCGACGAAGAAACTAAGAAATTGTATGAAGAACTTAATGAGCTTTTAGAGCAAAATTATATTAATCAGGAACTTCAAGAAAAACTGGACAATATTCAGCTAAAAGAAGAAACTCTGGAAAAAGAATTAGAAAGAGCTCTAGAATTATTTAAAAAACTTAAGTTCGACACTAAGGCAGAAGAAATAGCTAAAGAACTAGAAGAAATTGCTGAAAATCAGGAAAAACTTGCTGATGAAACGAAAGAGGCAAAAAATAAAGACCTTGAAGAGATAAAAGAAAAGCAAGACGAGTTAAACGAAGATTTTGAAGACATTAAAAAAGAGATGGACGAATTAAATGATATTAATGAGTCACTCGAAAACAAGAAAGATCTTGAGCAGTTTGATAAACAGGAACAGAATATTGAGCAAGAGCAACAAAATCTTCAAGAAAATCTAGAACAACAAAAACAAAAGAAGGCATCAGAATCTCAACAAAAAATGTCTGAGCAAATGGAGCAAATGGCTCAGAAAATGCAACAAATGCAGCAATCGATGGAAATGCAGCAAATGAATGAGAACTACGATGACCTAAGAAAAATTCTAGAAAACTTAATTACACTTTCTTTCGACCAAGAAGATGTGATGCTAGAGTTTCAGAAAGTGAAGAGAATTGATCCTAAATTTATTAAGTTAAGCCAAGATCAACTCAAATTAAAAGATGATGCAAAAATAATTGAAGACAGTTTAGTTGCACTTTCCAAAAGAGTTTTCCAAATTGAGTCTTTTGTAACCAGAGAGGTTACTCAAATGAATAAATACATGGATGAAAGTATGGATGCGATAAAAAAACGCACGCCAGAAATCGCAGCAAGTAAACAGCAATTTGCTATGACATCCATAAATAACTTAGCACTTTTACTCAATGATATTCTGAAGCAAATGCAACAGCAGATGAGTCAGTCAATGAGCGGACAACAAATGTCGGAAAAGCAGGGAGGTAGTCCAAAAATGAGTGATCTTCAGAAACAATTGAATAAAAAAATAGAAAACCTGAAAAAGAGTGGAAAGTCAGGCAGACAATTATCAGAAGAATTAGCTAAGTTAGCAGCAGAACAAGAAATGATTCGAAATTCCATGAAAAAAGGAATGGGGCAAGGTAAGATGGGAGAAAACGGAGAGCCTAAAAATGGATCAAACGAAAATGGTAAAGAGGAAGGAGGTAGTCAAGAAGGAGAAAACGGAGAAGATGGAAATGGAGGATATAAAGAACTTCTTGAAAACATGGAGAAAACAGAAGAAGATCTTGTAAATAAAAGGGTAACAGATGAATTACTTGAAAGACAAGCGCAAATTCTTACAAGATTACTCGAATCTGAAAAAGCAGAGAAAGAACGTGAACTAGATAATAAGCGCGAAGCAAAAACTGCTGAGCAGGATTTACAAAAAAATGCTCCTGAAGATTTCTCAGAGTATTTGAAACTCAAAGAGATGCAGATAGAGTTATTAAAGACGATACCGACTTCTTTAAATCAATATTATAAGAAGCAGGTGAATGAATATTTTAAGAAAATTAAAAATTAG
- a CDS encoding ComF family protein: protein MIRDFISLLFPASCVCCNELTNEAEKFICTNCRAELPTTDHYLYNENDFKAKFYGKLPVQHAFAYLRYVRPGKVQQLLHHLKYKGVEEISELLGNWHGAQIQSCNYIENIDMVVAIPLHKHKLRKRGYNQVDGYARRIATYLNISYNANVLSRKTDTKTQTKKSRFDRWMNVSEIFFVEKPELVKGKHILIADDVVTTGSTLEACGVKLLEAGASKISFSAIATA from the coding sequence ATGATTCGTGATTTTATTTCATTACTTTTTCCTGCTTCTTGTGTTTGTTGCAATGAACTTACTAATGAAGCAGAAAAATTTATTTGCACTAATTGTAGAGCTGAGTTACCTACAACAGATCATTACCTATATAATGAGAATGATTTTAAGGCAAAGTTTTATGGCAAATTGCCAGTTCAACATGCATTCGCTTATTTAAGATATGTTAGACCCGGAAAAGTTCAACAATTGCTTCACCATTTAAAATATAAAGGTGTTGAAGAAATAAGTGAGTTGTTAGGTAATTGGCATGGAGCTCAAATACAATCGTGTAACTATATCGAAAACATAGATATGGTTGTGGCGATTCCATTACATAAACATAAACTCAGAAAAAGAGGCTACAATCAGGTAGATGGTTATGCCAGAAGAATTGCTACTTATTTAAATATATCTTATAATGCTAATGTACTAAGTAGAAAAACAGATACAAAGACGCAAACCAAGAAAAGCCGATTTGATAGATGGATGAATGTGAGTGAAATATTTTTTGTTGAAAAACCTGAATTGGTAAAGGGAAAACATATACTAATAGCCGATGATGTAGTAACTACAGGTTCAACTCTTGAGGCTTGTGGTGTAAAATTATTAGAAGCTGGAGCTTCAAAAATTAGCTTTTCTGCCATAGCTACTGCATAA
- a CDS encoding exodeoxyribonuclease III: MVSLISYNVNGIRAALKKGFAEWLVEENPDIICLQEIKASPDQIDTTIFSELGYEHYWFPAEKKGYSGVAVLTKKTPDNVVYGMDNEIYDFEGRLIRLDFGDITLINTYMPSGTSGDIRQTFKYKWLDDFFDYINELKKERENIIICGDFNICHKEIDIHNPVSNKKSSGFLPEERAWVTKFIESGFTDAYRHFNKDPHKYSWWSYRAGARKNNKGWRIDYFMTTTSLNNRLTESDILMDVIHSDHCPIKIKMTFE; the protein is encoded by the coding sequence ATGGTTAGTTTAATCAGCTATAATGTTAATGGAATTAGAGCCGCATTAAAAAAAGGTTTTGCTGAATGGCTAGTAGAAGAGAATCCAGACATTATATGTTTACAAGAAATTAAAGCTTCACCTGATCAAATAGATACTACTATTTTTTCAGAATTAGGTTATGAGCATTATTGGTTTCCTGCAGAAAAAAAAGGGTATAGTGGAGTAGCAGTTCTAACTAAAAAAACACCTGATAATGTAGTTTATGGAATGGATAATGAAATCTATGATTTTGAAGGAAGATTAATCAGACTAGATTTTGGTGATATTACCTTAATAAATACATACATGCCATCTGGTACTAGTGGAGATATAAGACAAACCTTTAAGTACAAATGGCTAGATGACTTTTTTGATTATATAAATGAGTTAAAAAAGGAAAGAGAAAATATAATTATATGTGGCGATTTCAATATTTGCCATAAAGAAATAGACATTCATAATCCGGTTAGCAACAAAAAATCTTCAGGTTTTCTTCCAGAAGAAAGAGCTTGGGTAACTAAATTTATCGAGTCTGGTTTTACCGATGCCTATCGTCACTTTAATAAAGACCCACACAAATACAGCTGGTGGAGTTACAGAGCTGGAGCAAGAAAGAATAACAAAGGTTGGCGCATCGATTATTTTATGACAACCACTAGCCTAAATAATAGACTTACTGAAAGTGATATTTTAATGGATGTGATTCATTCGGACCATTGTCCAATTAAGATCAAAATGACTTTTGAATAA
- a CDS encoding carboxymuconolactone decarboxylase family protein produces the protein MNKIEEFRSFRSKMNEKLINSDDKVVKRIFSLDSLAYKEGKLNVQTKELIGLTCSLVLRCDDCVKYHIEKCVETGLSKEEILEAMSLSTLVGGTIVIPHLRRGYDYLEEVLNEK, from the coding sequence ATGAATAAGATTGAAGAGTTTAGATCATTCAGAAGTAAAATGAATGAAAAACTGATCAACTCAGATGATAAAGTAGTGAAAAGAATTTTCAGTTTAGATTCTTTGGCTTACAAAGAAGGTAAACTGAATGTGCAGACTAAAGAATTAATTGGTTTAACTTGTTCATTGGTACTTCGCTGCGACGATTGTGTTAAATATCATATAGAAAAATGTGTAGAAACCGGTTTGAGCAAAGAAGAAATTCTAGAAGCCATGTCATTATCTACACTTGTAGGTGGCACAATTGTAATTCCTCATTTGAGAAGAGGCTATGATTATCTTGAAGAAGTTTTAAACGAAAAATAA
- a CDS encoding ATP-binding protein — MNILRKLKIRSNLIEKMSNSLKLKIPSLIDNIRIVESFIDHARETFNFNDDIYGNIMIAVTESVNNAIIHGNKNDKNKNVHLALEVDNSNINFIVKDEGKGFDYSKLPDPTAPENIDNPGGRGIFLIKHLADEVKFLSNGSEIKMIFYMNA, encoded by the coding sequence ATGAATATTTTAAGAAAATTAAAAATTAGAAGTAACTTGATTGAAAAGATGAGCAATTCATTAAAACTCAAGATTCCTTCGCTGATAGATAACATCAGGATTGTAGAAAGTTTTATCGACCACGCAAGGGAAACTTTTAATTTTAATGATGACATTTATGGCAACATTATGATTGCCGTGACTGAATCGGTGAATAATGCCATTATTCACGGAAACAAGAATGATAAAAATAAAAACGTCCATCTTGCTTTGGAGGTAGATAATTCTAATATCAACTTCATAGTAAAAGATGAAGGCAAGGGCTTTGACTATAGTAAGCTCCCTGATCCGACTGCACCAGAAAATATCGATAATCCTGGAGGGCGGGGAATATTCCTTATCAAACATCTTGCTGACGAAGTGAAATTTTTATCCAACGGTTCAGAGATAAAAATGATATTCTACATGAATGCTTAA
- the ybeY gene encoding rRNA maturation RNase YbeY: MFFYEDLNDFELHNSSLVADWISEIVQKNNYSISNANVIFCSDTYLHEINLQYLQHDTYTDIVTFNNSDVSNEIDTDIFISVDRVQENADNLNISFVDELHRVIIHGFLHLVGFNDKSKADKEIMRQEETAALSKRKFI, from the coding sequence ATTTTTTTTTATGAAGACTTAAACGACTTTGAGCTTCATAACTCTTCATTAGTTGCAGATTGGATTTCAGAAATAGTCCAAAAGAACAATTACAGTATCTCAAATGCAAATGTTATTTTTTGCAGTGATACTTATTTACATGAAATCAATCTGCAATACCTGCAACATGATACCTATACTGATATAGTTACATTTAACAATAGTGATGTATCTAATGAGATAGATACAGACATTTTTATAAGTGTAGATAGAGTACAAGAAAATGCAGATAATCTAAATATTTCTTTTGTAGACGAATTACATAGAGTTATTATTCATGGCTTTCTACATTTAGTTGGCTTTAATGATAAATCTAAAGCTGATAAAGAAATAATGCGGCAAGAAGAAACTGCTGCATTATCTAAAAGAAAATTTATTTAA
- the mnmG gene encoding tRNA uridine-5-carboxymethylaminomethyl(34) synthesis enzyme MnmG encodes MKSNYDVIVVGAGHAGCEAANAAATLGAEVLLVTMDMNKIAQMSCNPAMGGVAKGQIVREIDALGGMSGIVTDKSMIQFRILNRSKGPAMWSPRAQSDRMRFAEEWRMALEKNPNVDFWQEMVTELIVKNDKVCGVKTALGIEFNAKAVVLTNGTFLNGLIHIGEKNFGGGRAGDRASKGLTEQLVELGFESGRMKTGTPPRVDGRSIDYSVMEEQKGDEGAGKFSYSDETSSLTKQRSCFITYTNEEVHDTLKKGFDRSPMFNGRIQGLGPRYCPSIEDKINRFAERNRHQIFVEPEGWDTVEVYVNGFSTSLPFEVQYEALRKIKGFENALMFRPGYAIEYDFFPPTQLNLSLETKVVENLFFAGQINGTTGYEEAASQGLMAGINAFQKVNNKESFILKRSEAYIGVLIDDLINKGTNEPYRMFTSRAEYRILLRQDNADVRLTQKGYDLGLASKERLDKVKDKEINVIELTEFLKNESIAPQEVNETLKTLNSAPLEQKVKMAQVLKRPQVRLSDIQNCNPVIKERVAKYDDLVKEQTEILLKYENYIEKEEKVALKLNKLENLQIKDSLNYAQIKALSNEAREKLLKIKPKTIGQASRISGVSPADISILMVYIESQTLKTN; translated from the coding sequence ATGAAAAGTAATTATGATGTGATTGTAGTTGGAGCAGGGCATGCAGGATGTGAGGCTGCTAATGCTGCTGCAACACTTGGTGCAGAAGTTTTATTAGTTACTATGGACATGAACAAGATTGCACAGATGAGTTGTAATCCTGCGATGGGAGGTGTAGCGAAAGGGCAAATTGTAAGAGAGATTGATGCTTTAGGAGGAATGAGTGGGATAGTTACAGATAAATCTATGATTCAATTTAGAATCTTAAATAGATCAAAAGGTCCAGCAATGTGGAGTCCGAGAGCACAAAGTGATAGAATGAGATTTGCAGAAGAGTGGAGGATGGCTCTAGAGAAAAACCCTAATGTAGATTTCTGGCAAGAAATGGTTACTGAGCTTATAGTTAAGAATGATAAAGTATGTGGAGTAAAAACAGCTTTAGGCATTGAATTTAATGCTAAAGCAGTAGTTCTCACTAATGGAACATTTTTAAATGGGTTAATACATATAGGAGAGAAAAACTTTGGGGGTGGTAGAGCAGGGGATAGAGCCTCAAAGGGACTTACAGAGCAATTAGTGGAATTAGGTTTCGAGTCTGGAAGAATGAAAACCGGGACTCCACCTAGAGTAGATGGCAGAAGTATCGATTATTCTGTAATGGAAGAGCAAAAGGGTGATGAAGGAGCTGGTAAATTCTCTTACTCTGATGAAACTTCATCACTTACTAAACAAAGAAGCTGCTTTATTACCTATACAAATGAAGAAGTACACGACACTTTAAAGAAAGGTTTCGATCGTTCTCCTATGTTTAATGGTAGAATACAAGGTCTTGGACCAAGATACTGCCCTTCTATAGAAGATAAAATCAATCGATTCGCAGAAAGAAACCGCCATCAGATATTTGTAGAACCTGAAGGTTGGGATACTGTAGAAGTATATGTGAATGGTTTTTCTACTTCATTGCCATTTGAAGTGCAGTACGAGGCATTGAGGAAAATAAAAGGATTCGAAAATGCACTAATGTTCAGACCAGGCTATGCAATTGAGTATGATTTCTTTCCACCCACACAGCTTAATCTCTCTTTAGAAACAAAGGTTGTAGAAAACTTATTCTTTGCAGGGCAAATTAACGGTACAACAGGATATGAAGAAGCCGCTTCACAAGGTTTAATGGCCGGAATTAATGCATTCCAAAAAGTAAATAATAAAGAAAGCTTTATACTAAAAAGATCAGAAGCATATATCGGTGTATTAATAGACGATTTAATTAACAAAGGTACCAATGAACCTTATAGGATGTTCACATCTAGAGCAGAATATAGAATTCTACTAAGACAAGATAATGCTGATGTTCGCCTTACTCAAAAAGGATATGATTTAGGTCTTGCTTCTAAAGAACGATTAGACAAAGTGAAAGATAAAGAAATTAACGTAATAGAACTGACTGAATTTCTTAAAAATGAAAGTATAGCACCTCAAGAAGTAAATGAAACACTTAAAACCTTAAATTCAGCTCCATTAGAACAAAAAGTTAAAATGGCTCAGGTTTTAAAGAGACCACAAGTTAGACTTTCTGATATTCAGAATTGTAACCCCGTAATAAAAGAAAGGGTAGCGAAGTATGATGATTTAGTGAAAGAACAAACTGAAATTCTTTTAAAGTATGAGAATTACATAGAAAAAGAAGAAAAGGTAGCTCTCAAACTTAATAAGCTGGAAAATCTTCAGATAAAAGACTCTCTTAATTATGCACAGATAAAAGCCCTATCTAATGAAGCAAGAGAGAAATTATTGAAGATTAAGCCAAAAACCATAGGTCAAGCTTCTAGAATTAGTGGAGTTAGTCCAGCGGATATCTCTATTTTAATGGTTTATATAGAAAGCCAAACTTTAAAAACAAATTAA